From Eptesicus fuscus isolate TK198812 chromosome 13, DD_ASM_mEF_20220401, whole genome shotgun sequence, the proteins below share one genomic window:
- the LOC103292980 gene encoding speckle-type POZ protein B-like, whose translation MSRILSPPPLAEMSGGPVAESWCHTQIKVVKFSHMWTISNFSFCQQETGEVIQSSTFSSEANDQLKWCLRLYPKGQNEESKNYLSLYLFLVSSPKSIFLAKFKFSILNDKGEVTKSLESRHAYRFVQGTDWGFKKFIQRDVLLDEDYRFLPDDKLTLFCEVNVVQDSITISGQNAMKMVKVPECQLTDELGGLWENSWFTDCCFCVAGQEVQAHKAILAARSPVFRAMFGHAMEESKKNRVEIIDVEPGVFKEMMCFIYTGKAPNLDTMADGLLAAADKYALERLKVMCEEALSSHLNEENAAEMLTLADLHSADQLKTQAMDFINSHAEDVMETSGWQAMVASHPHLMAEVNPSGPPHKHLKQS comes from the coding sequence ATGTCAAGGATTCTAAGTCCTCCACCTCTGGCAGAAATGTCCGGTGGCCCTGTAGCTGAGAGCTGGTGCCACACACAGATCAAAGTAGTGAAATTCTCCCACATGTGGACCATCAGTAACTTTAGCTTTTGCCAGCAGGAAACAGGTGAAGTCATTCAAAGTTCAACCTTTTCATCAGAAGCCAATGATCAACTGAAATGGTGTTTGAGACTATACCCAAAAGGGcaaaatgaagaaagcaaaaaTTACCTTTCACTTTACCTGTTTCTAGTCAGTTCTCCAAAGAGTATATTTTTGGCAAAATTCAAATTCTCCATCCTGAATGACAAGGGAGAAGTAACCAAGTCTTTGGAGAGTCGCCATGCATATAGATTTGTACAAGGCACAGACTGGGGATTCAAGAAATTCATCCAAAGAGATGTTCTCTTGGATGAAGACTACAGGTTTCTCCCTGATGACAAGCTGACCCTCTTCTGTGAGGTGAATGTGGTGCAAGATTCCATCACCATTTCTGGCCAGAATGCCATGAAGATGGTGAAGGTTCCGGAGTGCCAGCTGACTGATGAACTAGGAGGACTTTGGGAGAATTCCTGGTTCACAGACTGTTGCTTTTGTGTGGCTGGCCAGGAAGTCCAGGCTCACAAAGCTATCTTAGCAGCTCGTTCTCCAGTGTTTAGGGCCATGTTTGGACATGCAATGGAGGAGAGCAAAAAGAATCGGGTGGAAATCATTGATGTGGAGCCTGGAGTGTTTAAGGAAATGATGTGCTTCATTTACACTGGGAAGGCTCCTAACCTGGACACAATGGCTGATGGTTTGCTGGCTGCTGCTGACAAGTATGCCCTGGAGCGTTTGAAGGTCATGTGTGAGGAAGCCCTCAGCAGTCACCTGAATGAGGAGAATGCTGCAGAAATGCTCACATTGGCTGACCTCCACAGTGCAGATCAATTGAAAACTCAGGCAATGGATTTCATCAACTCTCATGCTGAGGATGTCATGGAGACCTCGGGGTGGCAGGCGATGGTGGCATCCCATCCCCACTTGATGGCTGAGGTGAACCCCTCAGGACCCCCACACAAGCACCTGAAGCAGTCCTGA